The following are from one region of the Nicotiana tomentosiformis chromosome 7, ASM39032v3, whole genome shotgun sequence genome:
- the LOC138895758 gene encoding uncharacterized protein, which produces MHKTLRVMRATETEAVELASDRLKEVAYSWFELWEESYEEGSPSARWGEFADAFIDHCLLAKTKVARAAEFESLRQDSLSVWEYHMRFAHLSNYVIYMMPTMEARVSRFVHGLSPLIINEAATAALNSDMNYGKMVAFSQATETCKLKNIMEREGSNKARSAGNFGGSSGGGRSAFRGGSSGPSQSFAQSSTSVPPSGPVSSSGAVSGPVRATRAPTNRAGMVVDSSSSGGPHALGVERYT; this is translated from the coding sequence atgcacaagactctccgagttatgcgtgctactgagacagaggcagtggagttggcctccgACCGCctaaaagaggtggcatattcttggtttgagctatggGAGGAGTCCTATGAAGAGGGGAGCCCTtcggcgaggtggggtgagtttgccgatgccttcattgatcattgttTACTTGCCAAGACTAAGGTagcccgtgccgctgagtttgagagcctgaggcaagatagcctgagtgtgtgggagtatcatatgagattcgcACATCTGTCCAATTATGTTATTTACATgatgcccactatggaggctagagtgagCCGGTTTGTACATGGCCTTAGTCCCTTaataattaatgaggccgctacagctgccttgaattctgatatgaactatgggaagatggtggcattttctcaagccacagagacctgcAAATTGAAGAAcataatggagcgagagggtagcaataaggcccggtctgcgggcaactttggtggttcttctggtggtggcaggtcagcattcaggggagggtcgtcagggccatctcaatcctttgctcagtcttcgacTAGTGTACCGCCATCAGGGCCAGTCAGCAGCAGTGGAGCggtttcaggcccagtcagggcaacaaggGCTCCTACCAACAGGGCcggcatggtggtagattccagcagcagcggaggcccccatgccctaggtgtggaaagatacacttag